A window of Streptomyces sp. SAI-127 contains these coding sequences:
- the glgX gene encoding glycogen debranching protein GlgX, producing MSSAAEQEAVTEAAEERPAALVNGAQRKAPAVPVWPGAPTPLGARFRVGPDGVAGTNFALWAGGAEAVELCLFDAHGKETRARLTELTHEIWHGFVPGVMPGQRYGFRVHGRWDPWTGGRWNPSKLLLDPYARAVDGDFSLPPEVYGHVRDWPQQQVADTVRDDRDSAPYVPKGVVVHDDDDWAEDRRPKTPWADSVIYEVHVRGFTALHPGIPEELRGTYAGLAHPAAIEHLVKLGVTAVELLPVHQFAHEDHLLRRGLKNYWGYNSIGYFAPHASYAASGTTGQQVGEFKRMVRALHAAGIEVILDVVYNHTAEAGELGPTLSLKGIDNRGYYRLQSDARRYADYTGCGNTLHVVQPHVLRLITDSLRYWVTEMGVDGFRFDLAAALARSMHDVDMLSPFLAVIAQDPVLRRVKLIAEPWDVGSGGYQVGAFPPLWTEWNDRYRNAVRDFWRGALPDVRDLGYRLSGSSDLYAWGGRRPYASVNFITAHDGFTLRDLVSYERKHNEANGEGNRDGTDDNRAWNCGTEGETDDERVRALRRRQLRNLLTTLLLSTGVPMLVAGDELGRTQRGNNNAYCQDNEISWVDWGLLEDPGWKALFDLTARLIELRHRHPVLRRRAFFSGRTNSADGLRDLAWFTARGAEMTERDWYAPAGTLGMYLSGRDIPGRDERGAPIVDDSFLAVLHAGDRPASFLLPGPPWAERYEVVVDTSREEQEEAPGVVHRAGASITVPARAVLLLRVAG from the coding sequence GTGTCCAGCGCAGCCGAGCAGGAGGCGGTGACCGAAGCCGCCGAGGAGCGCCCCGCCGCGCTGGTGAACGGTGCGCAGCGCAAGGCGCCCGCCGTGCCGGTGTGGCCCGGGGCGCCGACGCCGCTGGGCGCCCGGTTCCGGGTCGGCCCGGACGGAGTGGCGGGGACCAACTTCGCGCTGTGGGCGGGCGGGGCCGAGGCGGTCGAACTGTGTCTGTTCGACGCGCACGGCAAGGAGACCCGGGCCCGGCTCACCGAGCTCACCCACGAGATCTGGCACGGCTTCGTGCCCGGTGTCATGCCCGGCCAGCGCTACGGCTTCAGGGTGCACGGCCGCTGGGACCCGTGGACCGGCGGCCGCTGGAACCCCTCGAAGCTGCTCCTCGACCCGTACGCCCGTGCGGTGGACGGCGACTTCAGCCTGCCGCCCGAGGTGTACGGCCATGTCCGCGACTGGCCCCAGCAGCAGGTCGCGGACACCGTACGGGACGACCGGGACTCGGCGCCGTACGTCCCGAAGGGCGTGGTCGTCCACGATGACGACGACTGGGCCGAGGACCGCCGCCCGAAGACCCCGTGGGCCGACTCGGTGATCTACGAGGTGCATGTGCGGGGGTTCACCGCGCTGCACCCCGGCATCCCCGAGGAACTGCGCGGGACGTACGCCGGGCTGGCGCATCCGGCCGCGATCGAGCACCTCGTGAAACTCGGCGTCACGGCCGTCGAGCTGCTCCCCGTCCACCAGTTCGCGCACGAGGACCACCTGCTGCGGCGCGGCCTCAAGAACTACTGGGGCTACAACTCCATCGGCTACTTCGCGCCCCACGCGTCCTACGCGGCCTCCGGTACGACGGGCCAGCAGGTCGGCGAGTTCAAGCGCATGGTGCGCGCGCTGCACGCCGCCGGGATCGAGGTCATCCTCGACGTGGTCTACAACCACACGGCGGAGGCGGGTGAGTTGGGGCCCACGCTGTCCCTGAAGGGCATCGACAACCGGGGGTACTACCGGTTGCAGTCCGACGCCCGGCGCTACGCGGACTACACGGGCTGCGGCAACACCCTGCACGTGGTCCAGCCGCATGTCCTGAGGCTGATCACCGACTCCCTGCGGTACTGGGTGACGGAGATGGGCGTGGACGGCTTCCGCTTCGATCTGGCCGCCGCGCTGGCCCGTTCCATGCACGACGTCGACATGCTGTCCCCGTTCCTCGCGGTCATCGCCCAGGACCCGGTGCTGCGGCGCGTGAAGCTCATCGCCGAGCCCTGGGACGTGGGCTCCGGGGGCTATCAGGTGGGCGCCTTCCCGCCCCTGTGGACGGAGTGGAACGACCGCTACCGCAACGCCGTACGCGACTTCTGGCGGGGCGCCCTGCCGGACGTACGGGATCTCGGGTACCGCCTCTCCGGTTCCAGCGACCTGTACGCCTGGGGCGGGCGCCGGCCGTACGCCTCGGTCAACTTCATCACCGCGCACGACGGGTTCACCCTGCGGGACCTGGTGTCCTACGAGCGCAAACACAACGAGGCGAACGGCGAGGGCAACCGGGACGGCACGGACGACAACCGGGCCTGGAACTGCGGGACGGAGGGGGAGACGGACGACGAGCGCGTACGGGCGCTCAGGCGGCGGCAGTTGCGGAACCTGCTCACCACGCTGCTGCTGTCCACGGGTGTGCCGATGCTGGTCGCGGGCGACGAGCTGGGCCGCACACAGCGCGGCAACAACAACGCGTACTGCCAGGACAACGAGATCAGCTGGGTGGACTGGGGTCTGCTGGAGGACCCCGGCTGGAAGGCCCTGTTCGACCTCACCGCCCGGTTGATCGAACTGCGCCACCGGCACCCGGTGCTCAGGCGCCGGGCGTTCTTCTCGGGGCGGACCAACTCCGCGGACGGGCTGCGCGACCTGGCCTGGTTCACGGCTCGCGGCGCGGAGATGACGGAGCGGGACTGGTACGCCCCCGCCGGGACGCTCGGCATGTATCTGTCGGGGCGGGACATCCCCGGCCGGGACGAACGCGGCGCGCCGATCGTGGACGACAGCTTCCTCGCCGTCCTGCACGCCGGGGACCGGCCGGCGAGCTTCCTGCTGCCGGGGCCGCCGTGGGCGGAGCGGTACGAGGTGGTCGTCGACACCTCGAGGGAGGAGCAGGAGGAGGCGCCGGGTGTGGTGCACCGGGCGGGGGCGTCGATCACGGTTCCGGCGCGGGCGGTGCTGCTGCTGCGGGTGGCCGGGTGA
- a CDS encoding response regulator transcription factor gives MTSDISVLIVDDHPVVRDGLRGMFESAPGFTVLGEAADGVEAVERATALDPDVILMDLRMPGGGGVDAIRELTRARARAKVLVLTTYDTDSDTLPAIEAGATGYLLKDAPRDELFTAVRAAAAGRTVLSPAVASRLVSAVRAPGNEPLSAREREVLALVAKGTSNREIARELFISEATVKTHLTHLYAKLGVKDRAAAVATAYERGILG, from the coding sequence CCATCCCGTCGTACGGGACGGTCTGCGCGGCATGTTCGAGTCAGCGCCCGGCTTCACCGTCCTCGGTGAGGCGGCCGACGGCGTCGAGGCCGTCGAGCGGGCGACCGCTCTCGATCCCGACGTGATCCTGATGGACCTGCGGATGCCGGGCGGCGGCGGGGTGGACGCCATCCGCGAGCTGACCCGCGCCCGGGCCCGCGCGAAGGTCCTCGTCCTGACGACGTACGACACGGACTCCGACACCCTGCCCGCCATCGAGGCGGGTGCGACCGGCTACCTCCTCAAGGACGCCCCGCGCGACGAGCTGTTCACGGCGGTGCGGGCCGCGGCGGCGGGCCGTACGGTTCTCTCCCCGGCCGTCGCCTCCCGTCTGGTCTCCGCGGTGCGCGCCCCCGGCAACGAGCCCCTCTCCGCCCGTGAGCGCGAGGTGCTGGCCCTGGTCGCCAAAGGCACGTCCAACCGTGAGATCGCCCGCGAGCTGTTCATCAGCGAGGCGACCGTGAAGACCCATCTCACCCACCTGTACGCCAAGTTGGGCGTCAAGGACCGCGCGGCGGCGGTCGCGACGGCGTACGAGCGGGGCATCCTCGGCTAG
- a CDS encoding Ig-like domain-containing protein, with protein sequence MRQRQGRARRAGAVLAAVMTWAGLLAGAAGCTADGGGGIGGVGGFGKPPAPEDVIRVAPDDGTKGVPPEERLRVRVPSGRLESVTVVKSQDAQDFPVPGRISEDGLRWEPDEAQLALAAKYTVDAVALDAHGRRSARHTTFTTYVPEERFIGYVSPENRSTVGTGMIVSLEFNREIENRAAVERAVHVTSKPPVEIRPHWFGNGRLDFRPERYWTPGTRVTVALRLRDVEGSSGVYGLQHRTFSFTVGRSQVSLVDAARHTMEVRRDGELLATVPITAGAPKTTTYNGKMVVTEMLEVTRMNSRTVGFGGEYDIPDVPHALRLTDSGTFLHGNYWAPTAPGRVNVSHGCVGLRDVKGGSSDTPAGWFFDRSLVGDVVEVVHSNDKKVAPDNGLGGWNMGWKEWKAGSAVK encoded by the coding sequence GTGAGGCAGAGACAAGGGCGCGCTCGGCGCGCGGGGGCCGTTCTGGCCGCCGTCATGACATGGGCAGGACTGCTGGCCGGGGCCGCCGGCTGTACGGCGGACGGGGGTGGCGGGATCGGCGGTGTCGGTGGATTCGGGAAGCCTCCCGCGCCCGAGGACGTGATCAGGGTCGCGCCCGACGACGGCACCAAGGGCGTGCCGCCCGAGGAGAGGCTGCGGGTCCGGGTCCCCAGCGGACGCCTCGAGTCGGTCACCGTCGTCAAGTCCCAGGACGCGCAGGACTTCCCGGTGCCCGGCCGTATCTCCGAGGACGGCCTGCGCTGGGAACCCGACGAGGCACAGCTGGCGCTGGCCGCCAAGTACACCGTCGACGCGGTCGCCCTGGACGCCCACGGCCGCCGCTCGGCCCGGCACACGACGTTCACCACTTACGTCCCGGAGGAGCGTTTCATCGGATACGTCAGCCCCGAGAACCGCTCCACCGTCGGCACCGGGATGATCGTCTCCCTGGAGTTCAACCGGGAGATCGAGAACCGCGCCGCCGTCGAACGCGCCGTTCACGTCACCTCGAAGCCGCCCGTCGAGATCCGCCCGCACTGGTTCGGCAACGGCCGCCTCGACTTCCGCCCGGAGCGCTACTGGACGCCCGGCACCCGTGTGACGGTCGCGCTCAGACTCCGTGATGTGGAAGGGTCGTCCGGCGTCTACGGCCTCCAGCACCGGACCTTCTCCTTCACCGTCGGCCGCAGTCAGGTCTCCCTCGTCGACGCGGCCCGGCACACCATGGAGGTCAGGCGGGACGGTGAACTGCTCGCCACCGTGCCGATCACCGCGGGCGCCCCGAAGACGACCACGTACAACGGCAAGATGGTCGTCACCGAGATGCTCGAAGTGACCCGTATGAACAGCCGCACGGTCGGCTTCGGCGGCGAGTACGACATCCCGGACGTCCCGCACGCCCTGCGTCTGACCGACTCCGGCACCTTCCTGCACGGCAACTACTGGGCGCCCACCGCCCCCGGCAGGGTCAATGTCAGCCACGGCTGCGTGGGCCTCAGGGACGTGAAGGGCGGCAGCTCGGACACGCCCGCGGGCTGGTTCTTCGACCGCAGCCTGGTCGGGGACGTCGTCGAGGTCGTGCACAGCAATGACAAAAAGGTCGCTCCCGACAATGGCCTCGGAGGCTGGAATATGGGCTGGAAGGAGTGGAAGGCGGGCAGTGCGGTGAAGTAA